Proteins encoded together in one Falco peregrinus isolate bFalPer1 chromosome 2, bFalPer1.pri, whole genome shotgun sequence window:
- the LOC101917075 gene encoding leucine-rich repeat-containing protein 59 isoform X3, producing the protein MSRGGGKGPSLKDKLDGNELDLSLCDLNEVPVRELAALPKATILDLSCNNLISLPSDFCSLMHLVKLDLSKNRLQQLPLDFGRLVNLQHLDLLNNRLVTLPVSFAQLKNLKWLDLKDNPLDPVLAKVAGDCLDEKQCKQAAVKVLQHMKAIQSEQDRQRQRKLQAEREMEKKREAEQRAKEAQERELRKREKAEEKERRRREYDAQKAAKQEMEKKTKKETVQIRKPASSSRPAQPPRHKHSWSRSVLRVLLFVLFCILCTLAACKLTELQRQPLCISVNTLYEDVVAALQNHKTLQNMLQQNSQQ; encoded by the exons ATGTCGCGGGGCGGCGGGAAGGGGCCGAGCCTGAAGGACAAGCTGGATGGCAACGAGCTGGATCTCAGCCTCTGCGACCTCAACGAGGTCCCGGTTCGGGAGCTG gCCGCTCTTCCAAAAGCCACTATATTGGATTTATCCTGCAACAACCTCATTTCCCTGCCG TCAGACTTCTGCAGTTTGATGCATCTGGTGAAACTGGATTTGAGTAAGAATCGGCTTCAACAGCTGCCCTTGGACTTTGGCCGCCTGGTCAATCTGCAGCACCTGGACCTTCTGAACAACCGTTTAGTCACCCTGCCAGTCAGCTTTGCACAGCTCAAG aaccTGAAGTGGCTGGATCTGAAGGACAATCCTCTGGATCCTGTCCTGGCTAAAGTAGCAGGAGACTGTCTGGATGAGAAGCAGTGTAAACAGGCTGCTGTCAAG GTACTGCAGCACATGAAAGCAATCCAGTCGGAGCAGGATCGCCAGCGGCAACGGAAGCTCCAAGCAGAGCGAG AAATGGAGAAGAAGCGTGAAGCAGAACAACGAGCAAAGGAGGCTCAAGAGAGGGAGCTGAGGAAGCgagagaaggcagaagaaaaggaacGCAGAAGACGGGAGTATGATGCTCAGAAAGCTGCAAAAcaggagatggaaaagaaaactaaaaaagaaactgtgcaGATCCGAA AGCCCGCCTCCAGTTCTCGTCCTGCTCAGCCACCCCGGCACAAGCACTCCTGGTCGCGGTCGGTGCTGAGAGTCCTGCTCTTCGTGCTGTTCTGCATCCTCTGTACTTTGGCCGCCTGCAAGCTGACAGAGCTGCAACGTCAACCCCTGTGCATCAGCGTGAACACTCTCTATGAGGATGTGGTAGCCGCTCTTCAAAACCATAAAACCCTGCAAAATATGCTACAACAGAACTCGCAGCAGTGA